From Strigops habroptila isolate Jane chromosome 1, bStrHab1.2.pri, whole genome shotgun sequence, a single genomic window includes:
- the MTERF3 gene encoding transcription termination factor 3, mitochondrial isoform X3 has protein sequence MGRTLFCPPPPSRPAPEWSHPSWGGRAPHTWAGPRRERCEGQQDAVLRWKMALGARQVSRWCCLLKTSRAAEFPRRLRSCSITAHACREFAPLALLPSKKNVLLWRLQAYRHVSVLSCSPPDSAKDEFFSSPESNLPSPVEQEQAKAKPLPDLNAKILYEDWDDVPPSSALEEISEEEAVQIIAEPLLPLQSSTFRDYVDHSETLAKLVHLGVDLSQVEKRQKAGQLLLTLDFEKDIKKILLFLKDVGVEDNQLGTFLTKNPYILAEDLEALETRVAYLKSKKFGKAEIAQMVSRAPYLLLFSVERLDNRLGFFKNELGLSVKKTKDLVIRLPRLLTGKLEPAKENLQVFNSRLFRIKERHMFLTFLGRAQYDPAQPSYISLDQLVSLPDEVFCTEIAKASIQDFEKFLKTL, from the exons ATGGGAAGGACGCTTTTCTGCCCGCCTCCCCCCTCCCGCCCTGCTCCCGAATGGTCTCACCCGAGTTGGGGGGGGCGGGCGCCACACACGTGGGCTGGGCCGCGCAGGGAGCGGTGTGAGGGGCAG CAGGATGCTGTGCTGAGGTGGAAGATGGCTCTGGGGGCTCGGCAGGTCTCCCGCTGGTGTTGCCTTCTCAAAACGTCCCGTGCTGCTGAATTTCCTCGgaggctgaggagctgcagcattACTGCTCATGCATGTCGTGAGTTTGCccctctggctctgctgccctCCAAAAAGAACGTTCTTCTGTGGAGGTTGCAGGCGTACAGACATGTATCTGTGCTAAGCTGTTCTCCGCCTGACAGTGCCAAGGAtgaattcttttcttctcccgAAAGTAACTTGCCTTCACCAGTAGAACAGGaacaagcaaaagcaaaaccattacCTGATCTGAATGCAAAAATACTGTATGAAG ACTGGGATGATGTCCCACCTTCATCTGCTTTGGAGGAGATTTCTGAGGAAGAAGCTGTGCAGATCATTGCAGAACCGCTTCTTCCCCTTCAGTCTTCCACATTCCGAGATTATGTTGATCACTCAGAAACCCTGGCAAAACTTGTGCACCTAG GAGTTGACTTATCACAAGTGGAGAAACGTCAAAAAGCAGGTCAGCTCTTACTGACCTTGGACTTtgaaaaagatataaaaaaaatacttctgtttcttaAGGATGTGGGTGTAGAAGACAATCAACTGGGAACATTCCTGACCAAAAATCCATACATCCTTGCTGAAGATCTGGAAGCTTTGGAAACGAG AGTGGCTTACCTAAAATCAAAAAAATTTGGTAAGGCAGAAATTGCTCAGATGGTCTCAAGAGCTCCATAtctgctgttgttttcagtggaaagaCTGGATAACAGACTGGGTTTCTTCAAAAATGAACTTGGTCTCAGTGTAAAAAAG ACAAAGGATTTGGTAATCCGTCTTCCAAGGCTTCTGACTGGCAAATTAGagcctgcaaaagaaaatcttcag gTTTTCAACTCAAGGCTATTTCGAATCAAAGAGAGACACATGTTTCTTACGTTCTTGGGAAGAGCCCAGTATGACCCAGCACAACCCAGCTACATCTCTCTGGACCAGCTGGTATCCTTGCCTGATGAGGTATTTTGTACAGAGATTGCCAAAGCTTCTATACAGGACTTTgaaaaattcttaaaaacacTTTAA
- the MTERF3 gene encoding transcription termination factor 3, mitochondrial isoform X1, with translation MGRTLFCPPPPSRPAPEWSHPSWGGRAPHTWAGPRRERCEGQQDAVLRWKMALGARQVSRWCCLLKTSRAAEFPRRLRSCSITAHACREFAPLALLPSKKNVLLWRLQAYRHVSVLSCSPPDSAKDEFFSSPESNLPSPVEQEQAKAKPLPDLNAKILYEDWDDVPPSSALEEISEEEAVQIIAEPLLPLQSSTFRDYVDHSETLAKLVHLGVDLSQVEKRQKAGQLLLTLDFEKDIKKILLFLKDVGVEDNQLGTFLTKNPYILAEDLEALETRVAYLKSKKFGKAEIAQMVSRAPYLLLFSVERLDNRLGFFKNELGLSVKKTKDLVIRLPRLLTGKLEPAKENLQVCQVELGFQRNEIQEIVFKTPKILTASRKKLKQTFDYLHNIMGIPHHMLTRFPQVFNSRLFRIKERHMFLTFLGRAQYDPAQPSYISLDQLVSLPDEVFCTEIAKASIQDFEKFLKTL, from the exons ATGGGAAGGACGCTTTTCTGCCCGCCTCCCCCCTCCCGCCCTGCTCCCGAATGGTCTCACCCGAGTTGGGGGGGGCGGGCGCCACACACGTGGGCTGGGCCGCGCAGGGAGCGGTGTGAGGGGCAG CAGGATGCTGTGCTGAGGTGGAAGATGGCTCTGGGGGCTCGGCAGGTCTCCCGCTGGTGTTGCCTTCTCAAAACGTCCCGTGCTGCTGAATTTCCTCGgaggctgaggagctgcagcattACTGCTCATGCATGTCGTGAGTTTGCccctctggctctgctgccctCCAAAAAGAACGTTCTTCTGTGGAGGTTGCAGGCGTACAGACATGTATCTGTGCTAAGCTGTTCTCCGCCTGACAGTGCCAAGGAtgaattcttttcttctcccgAAAGTAACTTGCCTTCACCAGTAGAACAGGaacaagcaaaagcaaaaccattacCTGATCTGAATGCAAAAATACTGTATGAAG ACTGGGATGATGTCCCACCTTCATCTGCTTTGGAGGAGATTTCTGAGGAAGAAGCTGTGCAGATCATTGCAGAACCGCTTCTTCCCCTTCAGTCTTCCACATTCCGAGATTATGTTGATCACTCAGAAACCCTGGCAAAACTTGTGCACCTAG GAGTTGACTTATCACAAGTGGAGAAACGTCAAAAAGCAGGTCAGCTCTTACTGACCTTGGACTTtgaaaaagatataaaaaaaatacttctgtttcttaAGGATGTGGGTGTAGAAGACAATCAACTGGGAACATTCCTGACCAAAAATCCATACATCCTTGCTGAAGATCTGGAAGCTTTGGAAACGAG AGTGGCTTACCTAAAATCAAAAAAATTTGGTAAGGCAGAAATTGCTCAGATGGTCTCAAGAGCTCCATAtctgctgttgttttcagtggaaagaCTGGATAACAGACTGGGTTTCTTCAAAAATGAACTTGGTCTCAGTGTAAAAAAG ACAAAGGATTTGGTAATCCGTCTTCCAAGGCTTCTGACTGGCAAATTAGagcctgcaaaagaaaatcttcag GTTTGTCAGGTTGAACTTGGTTTTCAACGGAATGAAATTCAAGAGATTGTGTTTAAAACCCCCAAGATTTTAACTGCAAGtagaaaaaaactcaaacagaCATTTGACTACTTACACAACATAATGGGCATTCCCCACCACATGCTTACTCGCTTTCCTCAG gTTTTCAACTCAAGGCTATTTCGAATCAAAGAGAGACACATGTTTCTTACGTTCTTGGGAAGAGCCCAGTATGACCCAGCACAACCCAGCTACATCTCTCTGGACCAGCTGGTATCCTTGCCTGATGAGGTATTTTGTACAGAGATTGCCAAAGCTTCTATACAGGACTTTgaaaaattcttaaaaacacTTTAA
- the MTERF3 gene encoding transcription termination factor 3, mitochondrial isoform X2 — protein MGRTLFCPPPPSRPAPEWSHPSWGGRAPHTWAGPRRERCEGQDAVLRWKMALGARQVSRWCCLLKTSRAAEFPRRLRSCSITAHACREFAPLALLPSKKNVLLWRLQAYRHVSVLSCSPPDSAKDEFFSSPESNLPSPVEQEQAKAKPLPDLNAKILYEDWDDVPPSSALEEISEEEAVQIIAEPLLPLQSSTFRDYVDHSETLAKLVHLGVDLSQVEKRQKAGQLLLTLDFEKDIKKILLFLKDVGVEDNQLGTFLTKNPYILAEDLEALETRVAYLKSKKFGKAEIAQMVSRAPYLLLFSVERLDNRLGFFKNELGLSVKKTKDLVIRLPRLLTGKLEPAKENLQVCQVELGFQRNEIQEIVFKTPKILTASRKKLKQTFDYLHNIMGIPHHMLTRFPQVFNSRLFRIKERHMFLTFLGRAQYDPAQPSYISLDQLVSLPDEVFCTEIAKASIQDFEKFLKTL, from the exons ATGGGAAGGACGCTTTTCTGCCCGCCTCCCCCCTCCCGCCCTGCTCCCGAATGGTCTCACCCGAGTTGGGGGGGGCGGGCGCCACACACGTGGGCTGGGCCGCGCAGGGAGCGGTGTGAGGGGCAG GATGCTGTGCTGAGGTGGAAGATGGCTCTGGGGGCTCGGCAGGTCTCCCGCTGGTGTTGCCTTCTCAAAACGTCCCGTGCTGCTGAATTTCCTCGgaggctgaggagctgcagcattACTGCTCATGCATGTCGTGAGTTTGCccctctggctctgctgccctCCAAAAAGAACGTTCTTCTGTGGAGGTTGCAGGCGTACAGACATGTATCTGTGCTAAGCTGTTCTCCGCCTGACAGTGCCAAGGAtgaattcttttcttctcccgAAAGTAACTTGCCTTCACCAGTAGAACAGGaacaagcaaaagcaaaaccattacCTGATCTGAATGCAAAAATACTGTATGAAG ACTGGGATGATGTCCCACCTTCATCTGCTTTGGAGGAGATTTCTGAGGAAGAAGCTGTGCAGATCATTGCAGAACCGCTTCTTCCCCTTCAGTCTTCCACATTCCGAGATTATGTTGATCACTCAGAAACCCTGGCAAAACTTGTGCACCTAG GAGTTGACTTATCACAAGTGGAGAAACGTCAAAAAGCAGGTCAGCTCTTACTGACCTTGGACTTtgaaaaagatataaaaaaaatacttctgtttcttaAGGATGTGGGTGTAGAAGACAATCAACTGGGAACATTCCTGACCAAAAATCCATACATCCTTGCTGAAGATCTGGAAGCTTTGGAAACGAG AGTGGCTTACCTAAAATCAAAAAAATTTGGTAAGGCAGAAATTGCTCAGATGGTCTCAAGAGCTCCATAtctgctgttgttttcagtggaaagaCTGGATAACAGACTGGGTTTCTTCAAAAATGAACTTGGTCTCAGTGTAAAAAAG ACAAAGGATTTGGTAATCCGTCTTCCAAGGCTTCTGACTGGCAAATTAGagcctgcaaaagaaaatcttcag GTTTGTCAGGTTGAACTTGGTTTTCAACGGAATGAAATTCAAGAGATTGTGTTTAAAACCCCCAAGATTTTAACTGCAAGtagaaaaaaactcaaacagaCATTTGACTACTTACACAACATAATGGGCATTCCCCACCACATGCTTACTCGCTTTCCTCAG gTTTTCAACTCAAGGCTATTTCGAATCAAAGAGAGACACATGTTTCTTACGTTCTTGGGAAGAGCCCAGTATGACCCAGCACAACCCAGCTACATCTCTCTGGACCAGCTGGTATCCTTGCCTGATGAGGTATTTTGTACAGAGATTGCCAAAGCTTCTATACAGGACTTTgaaaaattcttaaaaacacTTTAA
- the MTERF3 gene encoding transcription termination factor 3, mitochondrial isoform X4 — MGRTLFCPPPPSRPAPEWSHPSWGGRAPHTWAGPRRERCEGQDAVLRWKMALGARQVSRWCCLLKTSRAAEFPRRLRSCSITAHACREFAPLALLPSKKNVLLWRLQAYRHVSVLSCSPPDSAKDEFFSSPESNLPSPVEQEQAKAKPLPDLNAKILYEDWDDVPPSSALEEISEEEAVQIIAEPLLPLQSSTFRDYVDHSETLAKLVHLGVDLSQVEKRQKAGQLLLTLDFEKDIKKILLFLKDVGVEDNQLGTFLTKNPYILAEDLEALETRVAYLKSKKFGKAEIAQMVSRAPYLLLFSVERLDNRLGFFKNELGLSVKKTKDLVIRLPRLLTGKLEPAKENLQVFNSRLFRIKERHMFLTFLGRAQYDPAQPSYISLDQLVSLPDEVFCTEIAKASIQDFEKFLKTL; from the exons ATGGGAAGGACGCTTTTCTGCCCGCCTCCCCCCTCCCGCCCTGCTCCCGAATGGTCTCACCCGAGTTGGGGGGGGCGGGCGCCACACACGTGGGCTGGGCCGCGCAGGGAGCGGTGTGAGGGGCAG GATGCTGTGCTGAGGTGGAAGATGGCTCTGGGGGCTCGGCAGGTCTCCCGCTGGTGTTGCCTTCTCAAAACGTCCCGTGCTGCTGAATTTCCTCGgaggctgaggagctgcagcattACTGCTCATGCATGTCGTGAGTTTGCccctctggctctgctgccctCCAAAAAGAACGTTCTTCTGTGGAGGTTGCAGGCGTACAGACATGTATCTGTGCTAAGCTGTTCTCCGCCTGACAGTGCCAAGGAtgaattcttttcttctcccgAAAGTAACTTGCCTTCACCAGTAGAACAGGaacaagcaaaagcaaaaccattacCTGATCTGAATGCAAAAATACTGTATGAAG ACTGGGATGATGTCCCACCTTCATCTGCTTTGGAGGAGATTTCTGAGGAAGAAGCTGTGCAGATCATTGCAGAACCGCTTCTTCCCCTTCAGTCTTCCACATTCCGAGATTATGTTGATCACTCAGAAACCCTGGCAAAACTTGTGCACCTAG GAGTTGACTTATCACAAGTGGAGAAACGTCAAAAAGCAGGTCAGCTCTTACTGACCTTGGACTTtgaaaaagatataaaaaaaatacttctgtttcttaAGGATGTGGGTGTAGAAGACAATCAACTGGGAACATTCCTGACCAAAAATCCATACATCCTTGCTGAAGATCTGGAAGCTTTGGAAACGAG AGTGGCTTACCTAAAATCAAAAAAATTTGGTAAGGCAGAAATTGCTCAGATGGTCTCAAGAGCTCCATAtctgctgttgttttcagtggaaagaCTGGATAACAGACTGGGTTTCTTCAAAAATGAACTTGGTCTCAGTGTAAAAAAG ACAAAGGATTTGGTAATCCGTCTTCCAAGGCTTCTGACTGGCAAATTAGagcctgcaaaagaaaatcttcag gTTTTCAACTCAAGGCTATTTCGAATCAAAGAGAGACACATGTTTCTTACGTTCTTGGGAAGAGCCCAGTATGACCCAGCACAACCCAGCTACATCTCTCTGGACCAGCTGGTATCCTTGCCTGATGAGGTATTTTGTACAGAGATTGCCAAAGCTTCTATACAGGACTTTgaaaaattcttaaaaacacTTTAA
- the LOC115605274 gene encoding cytochrome b-c1 complex subunit 7 isoform X1, giving the protein MRQRRGGIGGHGAPPGTRRVTQKAARCAEVKMAARATVAGSGRLMDKFRKWYYNAAGFNKLGLMRDDTWYEDDDVKEAVRRLPEHLYNERMFRIKRALDLSLKHQILPKDQWVKYEEDQHYLEPYLKEVIRERLEREEWNKK; this is encoded by the exons ATGCGCCAGCGCCGGGGCGGCATTGGCGGGCACGGCGCGCCCCCGGGAACGCGGCGGGTTACCCAGAAGGCAGCGCGCTGCGCCGAGGTCAAGATGGCGGCGAGGGCGACTG TCGCAGGAAGCGGTCGCCTCATGGACAAGTTTCGGAAGTGGTATTACAATGCAGCTGGATTCAACAAACTAG GATTAATGCGAGATGATACATGGTATGAAGATGATGATGTAAAAGAAGCAGTGAGGAGACTCCCAGAACATCTTTACAATGAAAGAATGTTTCGCATAAAGCGAGCGCTCGATCTAAGCCTGAAACATCAGATCCTTCCAAAAGACCAGTGGGTGAAGTATGAAGAG gatCAGCATTATCTTGAACCATACCTAAAAGAAGTAATCCGTGAAAGACTTGAAAGAGAAGAATGGAACAAGAAATAA
- the LOC115605274 gene encoding cytochrome b-c1 complex subunit 7 isoform X2, with amino-acid sequence MDKFRKWYYNAAGFNKLGLMRDDTWYEDDDVKEAVRRLPEHLYNERMFRIKRALDLSLKHQILPKDQWVKYEEDQHYLEPYLKEVIRERLEREEWNKK; translated from the exons ATGGACAAGTTTCGGAAGTGGTATTACAATGCAGCTGGATTCAACAAACTAG GATTAATGCGAGATGATACATGGTATGAAGATGATGATGTAAAAGAAGCAGTGAGGAGACTCCCAGAACATCTTTACAATGAAAGAATGTTTCGCATAAAGCGAGCGCTCGATCTAAGCCTGAAACATCAGATCCTTCCAAAAGACCAGTGGGTGAAGTATGAAGAG gatCAGCATTATCTTGAACCATACCTAAAAGAAGTAATCCGTGAAAGACTTGAAAGAGAAGAATGGAACAAGAAATAA